A single window of Colletotrichum destructivum chromosome 9, complete sequence DNA harbors:
- a CDS encoding Putative major facilitator superfamily, MFS transporter superfamily, with the protein MAAAMSSKDGDTIELATAPGHNSHDHDEHKARPDVDQAYLASRGFGKIFRSVLFQVILFGCISFVGPSIFDAISNLGGGGLSTPYLANLATTLNYVSGSLVTLFGGPLINKIGIKWSSFIATLAFPLVGSGYYMSARYGVDWYLLVVTTINGLTAGFLYVSSTTAMQTYPDQRDRGWYLGLWSAMMNSGAVVGGIINFAINYRRSSAGGVAWFTYLIFLGLECTGFIWALLLSPTARVRRKDGTRPDLSGRNITWKGEFEALWAHARQKTSWLVFVPAFYSFFYGGTMGTYLTLHFSVRARALSTMVTPMCTVPMVMIYGKLLDMQRLSQKTRAWVALCSWVLPQAASFVWLGVEYHKFGTGSSTGLDPVVNSRRWAEAYLPFLIIFTTGYWTQLSLYWILGTFANDVKSTARSTGLFRAFTTCGMAVSYGINSSASLDPRIPLCLNAALIALVIPCMIALIRLVPEKVDSSLDEEQEKTSA; encoded by the exons ATGGCAGCCGCTATGTCATCCAAGGATGGCGACACCATCGAGCTAGCGACAGCGCCCGGGCACAACTCACATGACCACGACGAGCACAAGGCCAGGCCAGATGTTGACCAGGCTTACCTGGCTAGCAGGGGCTTCGGCAAAATTTTCCGCAGCGTCCTCTTCCAGGTCATCCTGTTCGGTTGTATCAGCTTCGTCGGGCCCTCCATTTTCGACGCCATCTCCAATCTGGGTGGAGGTGGGCTTTCGACGCCGTATCTGGCCAACCTGGCCACCACTCTGAACTAT GTATCAGGTAGTTTAGTTACCCTATTTGGCGGGCCCCTTATCAACAAGATAGGCATCAAGTGGTCCAGCTTTATAGCCACGCTGGCGTTTCCGCTAGTTGGGTCTGGGTACTATATGTCCGCCCGGTATGGCGTGGACTGGTACCTGCTTGTGGTCACTACTATCAACGGGCTAACAGCAGGCTTCCTGTATGTCAGCTCAACGACAGCCATGCAGACATACCCAGACCAAAGGGACCGCGGGTGGTACCTCGGCCTATGGTCGGCCATGATGAACTCGGGTGCTGTCGTTGGGGGTATCATCAACTTTGCCATCAACTACCGCCGCTCtagcgccggcggcgtggccTGGTTCACGTACCTTATcttccttggccttgagTGCACAGGCTTCATCTGGGCCCTCCtcttgtcgccgacggcgcgggTCCGGCGCAAGGACGGGACGCGGCCAGACCTGTCGGGGCGCAACATCACCTGGAAGGGCGAGTTCGAGGCGCTCTGGGCGCATGCCCGGCAGAAGACGTCGTGGCTCGTTTTTGTTCCTGCCTTTTACTCCTTTTTTTATGGCGGCACTATGGGCACCTACCTCACCCTCCACTTCTCCGTGCGCGCACGCGCGCTATCCACCATGGTCACGCCCATGTGCACTGTTCCTATGGTTATGATCTACGGGAAGCTGCTTGACATGCAGCGTTTGTCCCAGAAGACCCGGGCTTGGGTTGCTCTGTGCTCCTGGGTTCTTCCTCAAGCT GCATCCTTTGTATGGCTTGGAGTTGAGTACCACAAGTTTGGAACTGGCAGTTCTACAGGGTTAGACCCTGTTGTCAACAGCCGCCGCTGGGCTGAGGCCTACCTGCCGTTTCTAATCATATTCACTACAGGCTACTGGACGCAGCTCTCGCTGTACTGGATTCTAGGCACCTTTGCTAATGATGTCAAGTCGACAGCGCGGTCGACCGGGTTGTTCCGTGCCTTCACGACGTGCGGCATGGCTGTGTCATACGGCATCAACTCGAGCGCAAGCTTGGATCCTCGCATACCATTGTGCCTCAATGCCGCTCTTATCGCGCTGGTCATCCCCTGCATGATTGCACTTATCCGTCTGGTTCCAGAGAAAGTTGATTCAagcctggacgaggagcaggagaagaCTTCTGCCTGA